The nucleotide window TGCCGCGTGCCGACAAGCAATCGCTCGCCCGCAGCCTGATCGTCGAAATTGCCGCACGCCTGCCTTCGCGCGCGCCCGGCTGAGCGCCGGCGCTCGCATGAGTACCTGAGCATGCCCCTACTGGCCTCGCGGCTGTCATCGTCGTTGTCCGGCGACGGTGACACACTGGCAACTCGCCACGGTTGCCCCGCGATGGGGGCCACACCTGCGTCGAACGATTCGCCGTAAGTGTTTTTTTGGCCACCGCAGTGGCTTTGTTCGCATCAATCGAATTAATTGCTCTAGTCGCATCACTGCCCCCATCGACTCCTGGGGGCCGCACACGATAACAATCAAAATGACGCAACCCGCTCCAACGTCGCGGCCAGTCGTCAGTGTCTACGGGACACTGAGCATGCTGGCCGCCATCATGTTCTTCGGCTTTATGACCATCGGCATGCCGCTGCCCGTGCTGCCGGTGTATGTCCACGAAACACTCGGCTACGGCTCGTTCGTCGTCGGCGTGACCATCGGTATCCAGTCGGTCGTGACGCTGCTACTGCGCTCCTACGCCGGGCGCACGGTCGACACGCGCGGCCCGCGCCGTGCCGTGCTCACGGGCCTGTGCGGCTGTGCCGCCGCCGGGGTGTTGTATCTGATCGCGTCCATGATCCCGAATCCCACGCTCGCACTGGGCGTGTTGTTTGCCGGACGCGTCGTGCTCGGTTTCGGCGAAAGTCTGTTGCTCACCGGCGGCATGTCGTGGGGCATCGGCCTGCTCGGCGCGGCGCACGCCAGCAAGGCCATTTCGTGGCAAGGCGTGTCGATGTACACGGCGATTGCCGTGGGGGCACCGTTCGGTGCCTATCTGCTGGAATCGGCCGGGTTCACCGTGGTGGCACTCGTCAGCATTGTCGTGCCGGCGATCTCCTTCGCCATTGCGCTGCGCCTGCCCGCTGCCGCGCCGGTCGGCGGCACCCGTCTGCCGTTCCTGCGGGTGGTCGGCCTCGTGTGGCGTCCGGGGCTGGCGATGACGCTCGGCAGCATCGGCTACGCCGTGATCGCGGCCTTCATCACCCTGTATTACGCCAGCCACGGCTGGACCGGCGCCGCCTACGCGCTCACGCTGTACAGCGGCTGCTTCATCGGCATGCGCGTTCTGTTTGCCCATGCGGTCGATCGCTTCGGCGGGCGCCGCGTCGCGATGTGCTCGCTCGTGTTCAGTGCCCTCGGCCAGTTTCTGCTGTGGGGTGCGGTCCATCCGAACATGGCGCTGATCGGCGCGGGGCTGACCGGCCTCGGCTTTTCGCTGGTGTTTCCGGCGCTCGGTGTGGAAGCGCTGCGCTCGGTGCCGCCGCAAAACCGGGGCGCCGCACTGGCGGCCTATTCGGCGTTCTTCGATCTGGCGTTGGGTCTGATTGGACCGATGGCCGGGTTGGTCGCGAACTATTTCGGTTACGCCTCGATCTTTTTCTGTGGCGCGCTCGGCGGCATCGTCGCCATTCTGATGATCGCGCGCTTGCCTCACGCCAACGCGGACCACGCGCCGGCCGGTCCGGCTGGCGGTGGTCATTGAGCTGTTCGAAGAATTGTCGAATTGTCGGTGCGTGCGGGCCTGAGAGAATTCCTGAAGGCTCGCGGCCGCACCGGAGGATGCAAGGAGCATCGATTCCATGACGCAAACCCGCAATCGCATCAAACTCTCGGTGCTCGACCAGACACCGGTGATTCACGGCCATAGCGCCGCAGATGCCATCGCCGCCACGGTCGAATTGGCCCAAGCGGCCGACGACCTCGGCTACACGCGCTACTGGTGCGCGGAACACCACGGCCTGCGTGGCGTGGCCAACCCTGCGCCCGAAGTCATGATTGCGCGGCTGGCCAGTGTGACCAAACGCCTGCGCGTCGGGTCCGGCGGTGTGATGCTGCCGTATTACAGCCCGTTCAAGCTGGCCGAGCAGTTTCTGATGCTCGAAGCATTGTTTCCGAATCGCATCGACCTCGGCGTCGGACGCGCGCCCGGTGGCGACATGCGCACCGCACGCGCTGTCGCCAAAGGGCCCTACGATGCCGGCGAGCACTTTCCGCAGCAAGTGGAGGAACTGGCCCGGCTCTTCGGCGGCACCCTGCCCGACGATCACCCCTATCGCGGCGTGCTGCTGCAACCGGCCGTCGAAACGCGTCCGGAGTTGTGGGTGCTGGGGTCGAGTGAGTTCGGTGGATTGCTCGCCGCACAACTCGGGTTGCGTTACTGCTTTGCGCACTTCATCAATGCGCACTACGGCCATCGCGTGACCGAGGCGTATCGCGAACGCTTCACCCCCGGTCAACTCGATAAGCCTTACTGCGCCGTGGCGCTGTTCGTGATCTGTGCGGATACCGATGCCGAAGCCGAAGCCCTCGAAGCGGGTGTCGACCTGCGTCGCGTGCAGATGGCTTACGGCATGAACGAACCGATTCCGAGTCTTGAACAAGGCGCAGACGCCAAGCCGCAATATCGTGACCGCGAGTTGTCGGTAATCGCGCGCGAGAAGCCCCGTAGTATCATCGGCACCCCGGAACGCGTGACCGCTCGCGTGCTCGAGTTGCAGGAGCAGTTCGATGCCGACGAGATCATCGTGCTGACGGTGGCCGGCAGTTACCGCGCCCGTCTGCGCTCGCACGAATTGCTGGCGCAAGCGTTCTCGCTGTCGGCATCCGACGGTGCCTCCGACTGATTTTTTACTGAACTACGCCAAGCCTACGCCATGAAACTCGACGTCAAGATCCTCGACGAGCGCCTGCGCTCGCAGCTCCCCGCCTACGCCACGCCGGGCAGCGCCGGGCTCGATCTGCGCGCGTGCCTCGACGCGCCGCTCACTATCGCCCCGGGCCAGACCGTGCTCGTGCCGACGGGGCTGGCGATCCATCTGGCCGATTCGGGCTACGCCGCGCTGATTCTGCCGCGCTCAGGCCTCGGCCATAAGCACGGCATCGTGCTCGGCAATCTGGTCGGACTGATCGACTCGGATTATCAGGGCCAGTTGATGGTCTCGACGTGGAACCGCGGCAACGAGCCGTTCGTGCTGAACCCGTTCGAGCGTCTGGCACAACTGGTGATCGTGCCGGTCGTGCAGGCCGAGTTCAATCTCGTGGACGAATTCCCCGAGAGCGATCGCGGTGCCGGTGGCTTCGGCAGCACGGGCAAGCACTAAACGTGTGACGCTGTGCCGCGTGGTTTGCGGCTGACGCGCCCATGAAAAAACGCCGCATATCGCGGCGTTTTTTCTTTCCAGCAGATCCGTCAGCGCATCGCTTACCGCGCTTAACGGATTACTCGACTTCGGCAGCTTCCGGCTCCGACCGGGCGTTGCCGTCCTCGGGGAACGACAGTTGCACCTGATCGTGCTCGTCGAGATCGACGGTCACACGGCCGCCGGTCGTCAGACGCCCGAACAGCAATTCGTCGGCCAGTGCACGACGAATCGTGTCCTGAATCAGACGCTGCATCGGTCGCGCACCCATCAGCGGATCGAAACCCTTCTTCGACAGATACGTGCGCAGCTTGTCGGTGAAGACAACCTCGACCTTCTTCTCGTGCAGCTGATCTTCCAGCTGGATGAGGAACTTGTCGACCACGCGCAGGATGATCTGCTCGTCGAGCGGCTTGAAGCTGATGATCGAGTCCAGACGGTTACGGAACTCCGGCGTGAACATCCGCTTGATGTCGGCCATTTCATCACCGGCCTGACGCTCGTTCGTGAAGCCGATGCTCGCACGATTGATCGTCTCGGCGCCCGCGTTCGTCGTCATGATGATGATGACGTTGCGGAAGTCCGCCTTGCGTCCGTTGTTATCCGTCAGCGTGCCGTGGTCCATCACCTGAAGCAGCACGTTGAAGATGTCCGGATGCGCCTTTTCGATTTCGTCGAGCAGCAGCACGCAATGCGGCTTCTTCGTAATCGCTTCGGTGAGCAGACCGCCCTGATCGAAGCCCACGTAGCCCGGCGGCGCGCCGATCAAACGGCTGACCGCGTGGCGCTCCATGTACTCCGACATGTCGAAGCGAATCAGTTCGATACCGAGCGTGAACGCCAGTTGCTTGGCGACTTCGGTCTTGCCGACCCCGGTCGGCCCCGAGAACAGGAACGCACCGATCGGCTTGTCTGTCTTGCCCAGCCCGGCGCGCGACATCTTGATGGCGGCCGACAGCGCGTCGATAGCCGGGTCTTGCCCGAACACCACGCTCTTCAGGTCGCGATCCAGCGTC belongs to Pandoraea norimbergensis and includes:
- a CDS encoding MFS transporter, with protein sequence MTQPAPTSRPVVSVYGTLSMLAAIMFFGFMTIGMPLPVLPVYVHETLGYGSFVVGVTIGIQSVVTLLLRSYAGRTVDTRGPRRAVLTGLCGCAAAGVLYLIASMIPNPTLALGVLFAGRVVLGFGESLLLTGGMSWGIGLLGAAHASKAISWQGVSMYTAIAVGAPFGAYLLESAGFTVVALVSIVVPAISFAIALRLPAAAPVGGTRLPFLRVVGLVWRPGLAMTLGSIGYAVIAAFITLYYASHGWTGAAYALTLYSGCFIGMRVLFAHAVDRFGGRRVAMCSLVFSALGQFLLWGAVHPNMALIGAGLTGLGFSLVFPALGVEALRSVPPQNRGAALAAYSAFFDLALGLIGPMAGLVANYFGYASIFFCGALGGIVAILMIARLPHANADHAPAGPAGGGH
- a CDS encoding LLM class flavin-dependent oxidoreductase, coding for MTQTRNRIKLSVLDQTPVIHGHSAADAIAATVELAQAADDLGYTRYWCAEHHGLRGVANPAPEVMIARLASVTKRLRVGSGGVMLPYYSPFKLAEQFLMLEALFPNRIDLGVGRAPGGDMRTARAVAKGPYDAGEHFPQQVEELARLFGGTLPDDHPYRGVLLQPAVETRPELWVLGSSEFGGLLAAQLGLRYCFAHFINAHYGHRVTEAYRERFTPGQLDKPYCAVALFVICADTDAEAEALEAGVDLRRVQMAYGMNEPIPSLEQGADAKPQYRDRELSVIAREKPRSIIGTPERVTARVLELQEQFDADEIIVLTVAGSYRARLRSHELLAQAFSLSASDGASD
- the dut gene encoding dUTP diphosphatase, which codes for MKLDVKILDERLRSQLPAYATPGSAGLDLRACLDAPLTIAPGQTVLVPTGLAIHLADSGYAALILPRSGLGHKHGIVLGNLVGLIDSDYQGQLMVSTWNRGNEPFVLNPFERLAQLVIVPVVQAEFNLVDEFPESDRGAGGFGSTGKH